One segment of Fuscovulum ytuae DNA contains the following:
- a CDS encoding ERF family protein — MASRAAIEQSLPNRSPLNQAPPNQLASNQTLFPKAQVLGAVVLAKSKIRRLTKADRNLEEAYAFTSIDCFLEHINPICVEAGLVILMDEVAVADGGSGAWQGSESWLRITYDITLAHISGETLGPFRRHVDIARSGPQAFGAAQSYVLKQFLRAQFQIATGEADDPDFGTKPAGRASAPAPAPAPAPARAEIQAPRSDRVEADDHAMEIMALRTCAQRVAEAATGRKLLSILAGLADEMIAHPILRAARLQALSRIVATAPSVAALEKLEQHFAGDWAHVADEAAHRRSQLDLLDSLAEEELVAEAAREKREVAASGEGGVAAPPVPDLGDPALNAATSGAPGTLKTLTPAIPAPSIPDAFDFGDIPYHEAAE; from the coding sequence ATGGCCAGTCGGGCCGCCATCGAACAGTCGCTTCCAAATAGGTCACCGTTAAATCAGGCGCCGCCAAATCAGCTGGCGTCAAATCAAACGCTGTTTCCCAAGGCGCAGGTTCTTGGGGCGGTTGTTCTGGCTAAATCCAAGATCCGGCGGCTGACCAAGGCAGACCGGAACCTTGAGGAGGCTTATGCCTTCACCTCGATCGACTGCTTCCTTGAACATATCAATCCGATCTGCGTCGAAGCGGGCCTCGTGATCTTGATGGATGAGGTGGCGGTTGCAGATGGTGGTTCAGGCGCGTGGCAGGGTTCGGAGTCTTGGCTGCGGATCACTTATGACATCACGCTGGCCCATATCTCGGGCGAGACGCTTGGGCCGTTTCGCCGTCACGTGGATATCGCCCGCTCTGGGCCACAGGCTTTTGGCGCGGCGCAGAGCTATGTCTTGAAGCAGTTCCTCAGGGCGCAGTTCCAAATCGCGACGGGGGAGGCGGATGATCCAGACTTTGGAACGAAGCCCGCCGGTCGAGCGTCCGCGCCTGCACCTGCGCCCGCGCCTGCACCCGCCCGGGCCGAGATCCAAGCGCCGCGGTCTGACAGGGTCGAGGCGGATGACCATGCCATGGAGATCATGGCATTGCGGACCTGTGCGCAGCGGGTCGCGGAGGCCGCCACTGGCAGAAAGCTTCTGAGCATCCTTGCCGGTCTGGCAGATGAGATGATTGCGCATCCGATCTTGCGGGCGGCACGCCTGCAGGCTCTGAGCCGGATCGTTGCCACTGCGCCGAGTGTGGCCGCGCTGGAGAAGCTGGAGCAGCACTTTGCGGGCGACTGGGCGCATGTCGCGGATGAGGCGGCGCATCGGAGGTCGCAGCTCGATCTCCTCGACAGTCTGGCGGAGGAAGAGCTTGTGGCCGAGGCGGCGCGAGAGAAGCGGGAGGTCGCGGCGTCTGGCGAAGGAGGGGTTGCGGCGCCTCCCGTCCCTGATCTGGGAGATCCCGCATTAAACGCAGCCACGTCTGGAGCGCCCGGAACGCTTAAGACGCTCACTCCCGCAATCCCCGCCCCATCGATCCCCGACGCGTTCGACTTTGGTGACATCCCCTATCATGAGGCAGCCGAATGA
- the xrtD gene encoding VPLPA-CTERM-specific exosortase XrtD: protein MTTYTAIDGPRPAGIFWLAFATLGAGVFFWHGIETLLIAWQQPEYSHGPLIPVLSAILFLRQLKDEPIITGPVNRVPGLLLMVLSLILALFGKMADIGDVTAYALILWIGAVLLISFGWEQGRRFWPPIVHLAFMLPLPGVLYYKVSTDLQFISSELGVWFLRLMNVPVFLDGNVIDLGVLKLHVAEACSGLRYLFPILSFSYIFAVLFQGPMTHKAILLLSAAPISVLMNSVRIALAGLIVQEFGEGHLEGFSHFFEGWVIFILCVLLLFALARILLLFRPGRPSLIDAMDLEFSGLVEQSRRLFLIEPSRALAAAAVVTALASIAWQISPGGRTVVPDRTAFAAFPARVGDWAVGRNRPMDPQVAAILDADDYRSAVMTRDGAEVDLFVAWFSDQTKSGAHSPEICLPSAGWEFEYIRRQDIGPKIGLTQPFMANMMVIQFGTQRMMGIYWFEQNGRRIAWDSGSKFTLLWDGTVHGRRDGGIVRLLTPIGPDDTDAEAEARLLDVVRGLEPVISDFIPD from the coding sequence GTGACAACCTATACTGCGATTGACGGCCCAAGACCTGCTGGCATCTTCTGGCTTGCATTCGCAACGCTGGGGGCGGGCGTTTTCTTCTGGCATGGGATCGAGACGCTCCTCATCGCGTGGCAGCAGCCCGAGTATAGCCACGGGCCACTGATCCCCGTTCTCTCGGCCATCCTCTTCCTGCGCCAGCTGAAGGACGAGCCCATCATCACCGGCCCTGTCAACCGGGTGCCCGGCCTTCTTCTGATGGTCCTGTCCTTGATCCTCGCCCTTTTCGGAAAGATGGCCGATATCGGCGATGTCACCGCCTATGCGCTCATCCTCTGGATCGGCGCCGTCCTTCTCATCTCGTTCGGCTGGGAACAGGGGCGCCGCTTCTGGCCTCCTATTGTCCACCTGGCCTTCATGCTGCCTTTGCCGGGTGTGCTCTATTACAAGGTTTCAACCGACCTGCAGTTTATCTCGTCCGAACTCGGCGTCTGGTTCCTCAGGCTTATGAACGTGCCTGTCTTCCTCGACGGCAACGTGATCGACCTCGGCGTCCTCAAACTCCACGTGGCCGAGGCCTGCTCAGGCCTGCGCTACCTTTTTCCTATCCTCAGCTTTTCCTACATCTTTGCCGTGCTGTTTCAGGGTCCGATGACGCATAAGGCGATTTTGCTGCTCTCGGCCGCGCCGATCTCTGTTCTGATGAATTCGGTGCGTATCGCCTTGGCAGGGCTGATCGTCCAGGAATTCGGAGAGGGCCATCTGGAAGGCTTCTCGCACTTCTTCGAAGGCTGGGTGATCTTCATCCTCTGCGTCCTTCTGCTCTTCGCGCTGGCCCGCATCCTTCTTCTTTTCCGTCCGGGCAGGCCCAGCCTGATCGACGCGATGGATCTGGAATTTTCAGGGCTGGTCGAACAATCCCGGCGGCTGTTTCTGATCGAACCGTCCCGCGCTTTGGCCGCTGCTGCAGTGGTCACGGCTCTGGCCTCCATCGCATGGCAGATCTCGCCCGGAGGGCGCACCGTGGTGCCGGATCGCACCGCCTTTGCCGCTTTCCCGGCGCGGGTGGGTGACTGGGCGGTCGGGCGGAACCGCCCGATGGACCCTCAGGTCGCGGCGATCCTTGATGCCGATGATTACCGCTCCGCCGTCATGACGCGCGACGGCGCAGAGGTCGATCTTTTCGTCGCGTGGTTTTCGGACCAAACGAAAAGCGGCGCGCACAGCCCGGAAATATGCCTACCCAGCGCGGGGTGGGAATTCGAATACATCCGTCGTCAAGACATCGGGCCCAAGATCGGGCTGACTCAACCATTCATGGCCAACATGATGGTCATCCAATTCGGCACCCAGCGCATGATGGGCATCTATTGGTTCGAACAGAATGGCCGTCGCATCGCTTGGGATTCAGGCTCGAAATTCACCTTGCTCTGGGACGGCACGGTCCATGGCCGCCGGGATGGCGGTATCGTCCGTCTTCTCACACCTATCGGGCCGGACGACACGGATGCCGAGGCCGAGGCTCGGCTTCTTGACGTGGTGCGCGGGCTGGAACCAGTGATTTCCGACTTCATTCCGGATTAG
- a CDS encoding 2OG-Fe(II) oxygenase: protein MIEHAVAKEVGKRLALEYQGKRPFDHGCFDNFLPIKLIEKVREEALAMGQADPQNMSANERLKTSFNPDRMPLYTRAVFNALNSRAFLQFLEEMSGIRGLIPDPYYMGGGIHRTETTGMLAIHADFTHHSLMNLERRLNVLIYLNPEWKEEYGGSFEVWTDDMSEKVASFVPVMNRMCCFSTGQNSMHGNPEPVNHPDGEPRLSIALYYYTATWETGRVAQSTVFKRRPGTADAYSSEAILRVIREIVPPIIYRKSMNVFRRLRR, encoded by the coding sequence ATGATCGAACATGCCGTTGCAAAGGAAGTCGGCAAACGTCTGGCCCTTGAGTATCAAGGAAAGAGACCTTTCGATCATGGCTGTTTCGATAATTTTCTTCCCATTAAGCTTATCGAAAAGGTACGCGAAGAAGCCTTGGCCATGGGACAAGCTGATCCGCAGAACATGAGTGCGAACGAGCGGCTCAAAACGTCGTTCAACCCTGACCGTATGCCGCTTTACACACGTGCCGTTTTCAACGCGCTGAACAGTCGTGCGTTTCTTCAGTTTCTTGAGGAAATGTCTGGCATAAGGGGCCTCATTCCTGATCCATACTATATGGGTGGTGGGATTCATAGAACCGAAACAACCGGCATGTTAGCAATTCACGCTGACTTTACTCATCACAGTCTTATGAACCTTGAACGCAGATTGAATGTGCTGATCTACCTGAATCCAGAGTGGAAGGAAGAATATGGTGGAAGCTTTGAGGTTTGGACAGACGATATGTCCGAGAAGGTAGCAAGTTTTGTGCCAGTTATGAACAGGATGTGTTGTTTCTCGACCGGTCAGAATTCCATGCATGGAAATCCAGAACCCGTGAATCATCCCGACGGAGAACCACGCTTATCCATCGCACTCTATTACTACACTGCAACCTGGGAAACTGGTCGTGTAGCGCAGTCGACTGTCTTTAAACGTCGCCCTGGGACAGCGGATGCATACAGTTCAGAGGCGATATTGCGGGTTATCCGCGAAATAGTTCCCCCAATCATTTATCGTAAATCAATGAATGTCTTTCGCAGATTGCGACGATAG
- a CDS encoding ExeA family protein, whose translation MGNILDIYTDFYGLTARPFAIAPDPALIYWSSAHKRAYSLLEYGIITRAPITLITGEVGSGKTVLIQHLLRSGAEDVTYGLVSNAQGGRDELLRWVLLALGQPAEAGDTYVDLYARFEEHLVAEYAAGRRVVLVFDEAQNLTVESLEEIRMFTNINTGTDELLQVVLVGLPELRERILKPGLRAIAQRVTAAFHIPPMDAATTAAYIAHRLACVGGKVPLFTPDAVAMIHDQARGVPRLTNQLCDFAMVYAFSKGSPEVDRVTVQQVLRDGVFFAGIEPAALSSEDETARVPVFRAGREA comes from the coding sequence ATGGGCAATATTCTGGACATCTACACCGATTTCTATGGCCTAACGGCGCGACCCTTTGCCATCGCGCCGGACCCTGCGCTGATCTACTGGTCTTCGGCGCATAAGCGGGCCTATTCCCTGTTGGAATACGGGATCATCACGCGCGCGCCGATCACCCTGATCACGGGCGAGGTGGGGTCGGGCAAGACGGTGCTGATCCAGCATCTGCTGCGGTCGGGGGCCGAGGATGTGACCTATGGCCTTGTGTCGAACGCGCAGGGCGGGCGGGATGAGCTGTTGCGCTGGGTCCTTCTGGCGCTGGGCCAACCGGCGGAGGCGGGGGATACCTATGTCGACCTTTATGCCCGGTTTGAAGAGCATCTGGTGGCGGAATATGCCGCCGGGCGGCGGGTCGTTCTGGTCTTTGACGAGGCGCAGAACCTGACGGTGGAGTCCTTGGAAGAGATCCGGATGTTCACCAACATCAACACCGGGACGGATGAGCTGTTGCAGGTGGTGCTGGTCGGGTTGCCGGAACTGCGCGAGCGCATCCTGAAGCCGGGGCTCAGGGCGATTGCGCAACGGGTGACGGCGGCCTTTCACATTCCGCCGATGGATGCGGCCACGACGGCGGCCTATATCGCGCATCGGCTGGCCTGCGTGGGGGGGAAGGTGCCCCTCTTCACGCCGGATGCGGTGGCCATGATCCATGATCAGGCCCGCGGCGTGCCGCGGCTGACGAACCAGCTTTGCGATTTCGCGATGGTCTATGCCTTTTCCAAAGGCAGCCCCGAGGTGGACCGGGTGACGGTGCAACAGGTGCTGCGGGATGGCGTGTTCTTTGCCGGGATCGAACCGGCGGCCCTGTCGAGCGAGGACGAGACGGCCCGCGTGCCGGTGTTTCGGGCGGGGCGGGAGGCTTAG
- a CDS encoding DoxX family protein, whose product MTALSAPASTASNADLAATLLRVTSGLWFLLHAGLKIFVFTPAGTAGFFEQIGLPGLLAYIVIAAELLGGIALIAGYKTRLVALGLSVILLGSIYTPHFAAGFFFSNAGGGWEFPAFWALTLWALALLGDGAYALGKR is encoded by the coding sequence ATGACCGCTCTTTCTGCCCCCGCCAGCACCGCCAGCAATGCCGACCTCGCCGCCACGCTTTTGCGCGTGACCTCTGGCCTTTGGTTTCTCCTCCATGCCGGGCTGAAGATCTTTGTCTTCACCCCCGCAGGCACTGCCGGCTTCTTCGAACAGATCGGCCTGCCCGGCCTGCTCGCCTATATCGTCATCGCCGCAGAACTGCTCGGCGGCATCGCCCTGATCGCCGGATACAAGACCCGCCTCGTGGCCCTTGGCCTTTCCGTCATCCTCCTCGGCTCCATCTACACCCCGCATTTCGCCGCCGGTTTCTTCTTCTCCAACGCAGGTGGTGGCTGGGAATTCCCTGCCTTCTGGGCGCTCACCCTCTGGGCTCTGGCACTTCTGGGCGATGGGGCCTACGCTTTGGGCAAGCGCTGA
- a CDS encoding glycosyltransferase family 4 protein has translation MPTNPRVLVVADHASLRFGGEAALPLHFFMGLRRKGVECWMIVHARTRPELQERLGPDISRVVFVEDDWFHKLMWRSGRFLPAKLAYHSAGFLSRLHTQLTARRKAKDLIKRVGIDIVHQPIPVSPKEPSLMAGLGVPVVIGPMNGHMTYPPGLGDGSGRRSVFRGILDGFRMLSDLLHHLMPGKKHAALLLVANERTRRGLPPIARGEIRELVENGIDPDLWLPPHETHLRQADSLNVVFMGRLVDWKRVDLAIKALAALPHLPEVRLTIIGDGPERAKLELLAKTTGTVNRITFAGWREQSEAARMLAKADCLILPSVFECGGAVILEAMAIGHPVIATAWGGPLDYITPETGLLVEPTSEHALIAGFAAAMERLARDPALAQQLGEAGRQRVLDHFTWPSKIDAILLHYRNVLRWGG, from the coding sequence GTGCCGACAAACCCGCGAGTCCTTGTTGTTGCCGATCATGCATCCCTGCGCTTCGGTGGTGAGGCCGCCTTGCCTCTGCATTTCTTCATGGGGCTGCGCCGGAAGGGCGTCGAATGCTGGATGATCGTGCACGCCCGCACCCGGCCTGAGTTACAGGAAAGACTGGGCCCGGACATTTCTCGCGTGGTCTTTGTCGAAGACGACTGGTTTCACAAGTTGATGTGGCGGTCGGGTAGGTTCCTTCCGGCAAAACTCGCCTATCACAGCGCCGGATTTCTCAGCCGCCTGCACACGCAACTGACAGCACGACGAAAGGCAAAAGACCTGATCAAACGGGTCGGGATCGACATCGTCCACCAACCCATTCCCGTCTCGCCCAAAGAGCCATCCCTGATGGCAGGGTTAGGCGTCCCCGTCGTCATCGGCCCCATGAACGGGCATATGACCTATCCGCCTGGCCTTGGGGATGGGAGCGGTCGTCGATCCGTTTTTCGGGGCATTCTCGACGGTTTTCGCATGCTTTCTGACCTTCTGCACCACCTGATGCCCGGAAAAAAACATGCAGCGCTCCTTCTTGTCGCCAATGAAAGAACACGGCGCGGCCTTCCCCCGATAGCACGCGGTGAAATCCGCGAACTTGTGGAGAACGGGATAGACCCTGATCTTTGGTTGCCCCCTCACGAAACCCACCTCCGACAGGCCGACAGCCTGAATGTCGTCTTCATGGGCCGCCTTGTTGACTGGAAGCGTGTCGATCTCGCGATCAAGGCGCTTGCTGCCTTGCCACATCTGCCAGAAGTCCGACTCACAATAATCGGCGACGGACCCGAGCGGGCGAAGCTCGAGCTGCTCGCCAAGACAACGGGCACGGTCAACCGCATCACCTTCGCCGGTTGGCGCGAACAATCGGAAGCGGCAAGAATGTTGGCCAAGGCAGATTGCCTCATCCTGCCAAGCGTCTTCGAATGCGGCGGGGCGGTCATATTGGAAGCCATGGCAATCGGCCATCCGGTCATCGCCACCGCATGGGGTGGACCGCTTGACTACATCACGCCCGAAACAGGCCTACTTGTGGAACCCACATCCGAACACGCCCTCATCGCAGGCTTTGCCGCCGCAATGGAACGCCTCGCCCGCGATCCAGCCCTCGCCCAGCAGTTGGGCGAAGCCGGACGACAGCGCGTTCTTGACCATTTCACATGGCCATCCAAGATCGATGCGATCCTGCTTCACTACCGGAATGTGCTGCGCTGGGGTGGGTAG
- a CDS encoding sulfotransferase domain-containing protein translates to MAKPDHKVQDQYTVSGTGLTGREVIVFSSGRSGSNRILDIADLASETHCRNEPNEYCQSFSPMRNLVSTASQGNAEALIQSMSAAIQCYGIRDRFKTNPKRFLKPFIGVVYRHTCAHRSLREIVLNIKTPEWNIPLEVFRKDWNETVVPVFKISASLATAEQVAATPPEVKIIHNLRKPSAMLQSWWNRYCLEFRGGNLDFLEAEINSHLEKWGKARYASFENKGLTQLERVIRANLFAWRLANEAVYNARKHSSSYIITDYDEVTRDQKSKAEEILSFIGVKREISGPTRPTVVNELFQSTHQQALPNDLLSSAIKDVLTGSTLDQLIND, encoded by the coding sequence ATGGCAAAACCAGATCACAAAGTTCAGGACCAATACACAGTCAGCGGCACCGGTCTGACCGGTCGTGAAGTTATCGTGTTCTCGTCAGGTCGTTCTGGCTCAAACAGAATTCTTGATATAGCTGATCTCGCAAGTGAAACGCATTGTAGGAATGAGCCTAATGAGTACTGCCAAAGTTTTAGTCCGATGCGGAACCTAGTATCAACTGCAAGTCAAGGAAATGCCGAGGCGCTAATTCAGAGCATGTCAGCCGCCATACAATGTTATGGCATTCGCGATCGGTTTAAGACTAACCCAAAGCGTTTTCTCAAGCCCTTCATCGGAGTCGTTTACAGACACACATGCGCACATCGTTCATTGCGGGAAATAGTGTTAAACATAAAGACACCCGAATGGAATATTCCATTAGAAGTGTTCCGAAAGGACTGGAACGAAACTGTTGTTCCTGTCTTTAAGATAAGTGCCTCTCTAGCAACCGCAGAGCAAGTGGCGGCAACACCTCCAGAAGTAAAGATCATACACAATCTCCGAAAACCAAGCGCGATGCTCCAAAGCTGGTGGAACCGCTACTGCCTCGAATTTAGAGGTGGAAACTTGGATTTTCTTGAAGCCGAGATCAACTCCCACCTAGAAAAATGGGGGAAGGCCAGATATGCCTCCTTTGAAAATAAAGGCTTGACACAGCTTGAGAGAGTTATTCGCGCCAATCTTTTTGCATGGCGTCTCGCAAATGAGGCAGTATACAATGCCCGTAAGCACAGCTCCTCATACATCATAACTGACTATGATGAAGTGACGCGCGATCAGAAATCAAAAGCGGAAGAAATTCTCTCCTTTATTGGTGTCAAAAGGGAGATAAGCGGACCAACAAGACCAACGGTAGTTAACGAGCTCTTTCAGTCAACCCACCAACAAGCTCTTCCAAATGACCTTCTTTCAAGCGCGATCAAGGACGTGCTAACCGGGTCCACACTCGACCAGTTGATCAACGACTGA
- a CDS encoding LysR family transcriptional regulator, with protein MPRLEPDRLFVAIMETGSLAGAARKLGLSSGQASKLLAKLESDLGVRLLNRSTRALAPTEVGQAYYDRIRAILDDLDTLDAQVQDRAAAPRGRLRLTAPLTFGTLRLVPALNDFAQAFPEIDLDVSFSDRMVNLVDEGFDAAIRAGRVADSSLIARKLCDMQTLLVASPAYLAAHGTPTHPTDLANHQAIIDTNFRDPLIWRFRAGGQPLSIPLTPRLRYSNAEACLQAAEAGLGIAHVPDFVAGPSLAAGRIQMLLPDFAEAAGGIYVLYPPGRHLAAKLRALVDFLATRFQRPDWTT; from the coding sequence ATGCCCCGCCTCGAACCCGACCGCCTCTTCGTCGCCATCATGGAAACCGGCAGCCTTGCCGGGGCGGCGCGCAAGCTTGGGCTTTCCTCCGGGCAGGCCTCGAAACTGCTGGCAAAGCTTGAATCCGATCTCGGCGTGCGGCTTCTGAACCGCTCCACCCGCGCGCTTGCCCCGACCGAGGTGGGGCAGGCCTATTACGACCGCATCCGCGCCATCCTTGACGATCTCGATACGCTGGATGCGCAGGTGCAGGACCGCGCCGCCGCCCCGCGTGGCCGCCTGCGCCTCACGGCCCCCCTCACCTTCGGCACCCTGCGGCTTGTGCCCGCATTGAACGATTTCGCGCAGGCCTTCCCCGAAATTGACCTCGACGTCTCCTTCTCCGACCGCATGGTGAACCTCGTCGACGAAGGCTTCGATGCCGCCATCCGCGCGGGCCGCGTGGCCGACAGCTCCCTCATCGCAAGGAAACTCTGCGACATGCAGACCCTCCTTGTCGCCTCTCCCGCCTATCTGGCCGCCCATGGCACGCCCACCCACCCGACCGATCTTGCCAACCATCAGGCCATCATCGACACGAACTTCCGCGACCCGCTGATCTGGCGCTTCCGCGCCGGGGGCCAGCCCCTCTCCATCCCCCTCACCCCCCGCCTGCGCTATTCCAATGCCGAGGCCTGCCTTCAGGCCGCCGAGGCGGGCCTTGGCATCGCCCATGTCCCCGATTTCGTCGCAGGCCCCAGCCTCGCCGCAGGGCGCATCCAGATGCTCCTTCCCGACTTCGCCGAAGCGGCAGGCGGCATCTATGTCCTTTACCCGCCCGGCCGTCACCTTGCGGCCAAACTTCGCGCGCTGGTCGATTTCCTCGCCACCCGCTTCCAACGCCCGGATTGGACGACCTGA
- a CDS encoding glycosyltransferase — protein MAKVAGQGASAGEASLYARANDPVDFAERVVELIAGPARGAEMGRLGRARVLERLSWEHSVPALLAAHERVFRARA, from the coding sequence TTGGCGAAGGTGGCGGGGCAAGGCGCCTCGGCGGGGGAGGCGTCGCTTTACGCGCGGGCCAATGACCCTGTGGATTTCGCCGAACGGGTGGTGGAACTGATCGCCGGCCCGGCGCGGGGGGCAGAGATGGGGCGCTTGGGCCGGGCGCGGGTGCTGGAACGGTTGAGCTGGGAACATTCGGTGCCCGCGCTTCTTGCGGCCCATGAGCGGGTGTTTCGGGCTCGGGCCTGA
- a CDS encoding VOC family protein, which yields MTTATAPMEIGTVTLIVNDLPKMADFYARALGLVTLRGNRTKAVMGAGNRALLRLIADPAAPQHDRREAGLFHTAILMPDRATLGAWVRYASAANIPVLGASDHRVSEAIYLTDPERNGVEIYADRPRTAWTKPDGTIHMTTDPLDVPDLAAAATGPWKGAPEGTTIGHVHLQVGDVQKAEAFYEGTLGFPVTAHYPGAAFYGAGGYHHHIATNVWNSRGAGPRSPATGLAAVEILADDASLAALTARTGGTTALSDPWGTRITVKGKA from the coding sequence ATGACCACCGCCACCGCCCCGATGGAGATCGGCACCGTCACGCTGATCGTGAACGATCTGCCCAAGATGGCCGATTTCTACGCCCGCGCCCTTGGCCTTGTGACCCTGCGCGGCAACCGGACGAAGGCGGTGATGGGCGCGGGCAACCGCGCCCTCCTCCGGCTCATCGCCGATCCCGCCGCACCTCAGCATGACCGCCGCGAGGCGGGCCTCTTCCACACCGCCATCCTGATGCCCGACCGCGCCACGCTTGGCGCATGGGTCCGCTACGCCTCGGCCGCGAATATCCCCGTGCTTGGCGCCTCCGATCATCGGGTAAGCGAGGCGATCTACCTCACCGATCCCGAACGCAATGGCGTGGAGATCTACGCCGACCGTCCGCGCACGGCATGGACGAAACCCGACGGCACGATCCACATGACCACCGATCCCTTGGATGTGCCTGACCTCGCCGCCGCCGCAACCGGGCCTTGGAAAGGCGCCCCCGAAGGCACCACCATCGGCCATGTCCACCTGCAGGTAGGCGATGTGCAAAAGGCCGAAGCCTTCTACGAAGGCACCCTCGGCTTTCCCGTCACCGCCCATTATCCAGGTGCGGCCTTCTACGGCGCGGGCGGCTATCACCACCACATCGCCACCAATGTCTGGAACAGTCGCGGCGCAGGCCCCCGCAGCCCGGCCACAGGACTTGCCGCCGTCGAAATCCTTGCCGATGACGCCTCCCTTGCCGCCCTCACCGCCCGCACGGGTGGCACGACGGCGCTTTCCGATCCATGGGGCACCCGCATCACCGTGAAAGGAAAGGCCTGA